One window of Arvicola amphibius chromosome 6, mArvAmp1.2, whole genome shotgun sequence genomic DNA carries:
- the LOC119816416 gene encoding extracellular matrix protein 2, whose translation MIVLRYNKIEESRIAPLAWINQENLESIDLSYNKLYHVPSYLPKSLLHLVLIGNQIERIPGYVFGHMEPGLEYLYLSFNRLSDDGVDLVSFYGAYHSLRELFLDHNDLKSIPPGIQEMKALHFLRLNNNKIRNILPEQICNVEEDEDSALEHLHLENNYIKTREISSYAFSCIRLYSSIVLKPQKIK comes from the exons ATGATTGTACTACgttataataaaatagaagaaagtcGGATTGCTCCTTTAGCATGGATAAATCAAGA AAATCTTGAATCTATCGACTTGTCCTATAACAAGCTTTACCATGTCCCCTCCTATCTACCTAAGTCTCTGCTGCACCTTGTACTAATTGGGAACCAGATTGAACGGATCCCTGGCTATGTTTTTGGCCATATGGAACCTGGCCTGGAGTACTTGTATCTGTCATTTAATAGACTTTCTGATGATGGTGTGGACCTAGTCTCATTCTATGGGGCATATCATTCTCTGAGAGAATTATTTCTGGATCACAATGACTTAAAATCCATACCACCTGGAATACAAGAAATGAAAGCACTACATTTTCTGAGGCTGAACAACAATAAGATTCG gaatATTCTTCCTGAACAAATTTGCAATGTTGAAGAAGACGAAGACTCTGCTCTAGAACATCTTCATCTTGAGAACAATTACATTAAAACTAGAGAAATATCCTCTTATGCATTTTCATGCATAAGACTGTATTCAAGTATTGTTCTTAAACCACAAAAGATCAAGtaa